In the genome of Monodelphis domestica isolate mMonDom1 chromosome 2, mMonDom1.pri, whole genome shotgun sequence, one region contains:
- the LSM2 gene encoding U6 snRNA-associated Sm-like protein LSm2: MLFYSFFKSLVGKDVVVELKNDLSICGTLHSVDQYLNIKLTDISVTDPEKYPHMLSVKNCFIRGSVVRYVQLPADEVDTQLLQDAARKEAMQQKQ, from the exons cTCTTCTATTCCTTCTTCAAGTCACTTGTGGGAAAAGATGTGGTCGTGGAACTCAAGAATGACTTGAG CATTTGTGGGACCCTGCACTCTGTGGACCAG TATCTCAACATCAAACTAACAGATATCAGTGTTACAGACCCAGAGAAATATcctcacatg CTGTCTGTGAAGAACTGTTTTATCCGGGGCTCTGTGGTCAGATATGTGCAGCTGCCAGCGGATGAAGTTGATACCCAGCTCCTCCAGGATGCAGCTCGGAAGGAGGCTATGCAGCAGAAACAGTGA